A window of Candidatus Hydrogenedentota bacterium genomic DNA:
TATGCCCGCCTCGTCGAAGAGTCGCTTGTTGTACCAGATGGCCGGCGCATTCGCGTTGCCTGGGTGCCCATAGACGCGGTTGTTGAAGATGACCGTGTTCTTGGCGCAGGGCCAGATCTCGTCGATGTCCACTCCTATCTTCGGTAGCTCGTCCGTAAGGTCGTAGGCGATGCCAGCCCGCGCGAAGAGCGACGTCTGCCAGGGGAAGTAGCTGTCATAGAGATCAGGACCGACCCCTGCAAGGCACTGAACCATGATCTTCTCAAAGGCCCCCGGGTTAGGGTCCAGGGTAAGCTCGTACTCGGGATTCATCTGGTTGAAAAGGGCAATTTGCTCGCGACGGGTGGGGCTGTCATCACAAGCCCAGATGAGCTTAATACGATTGGGGTCCGACGCAGGTACCCAAACGTGCGCGACGAGGGATAGCAGAAGCATCCCCGCAAATGCGCCCATGAATACGTGTTTCATCCGGCCCCCTGTGGCTGCTGATTCAGTGGGGAGTGTACCTTCTGGGCGGGCAGGATTTCCACATGACCCCTTGCGCGTCCAAAAGACTGCGAAAAACGGGGCATATTGTCATTACAGGTTGTCAAGTAGGTCGTATGCTGCCGGTGCTCGAGGCAAAAAAGTGAGGCGGCGGGCTCGGTGGGGAGCCCGCCGCTCGCAGCCTAGGAAGCTGGCAGTCTACCAGCAGATTGCGTTAGTTGAGCGGAGAGGAGGATACCGTTACCGCGCTGCCGTCTGCCGTGAACCGGATGACGCCCGATTCGTCGACGAAGTATTGGCGGTAACCCGTCCGGCCAGCCGCTGCCGGGGTTGCCGTGCAGGTGTATGCGGGCATTGTCGTCGCAGTACCATTCACGACGTTGACCGTGAACACATAGCCTTGCTTCGAACCCGCGCCAAGAACCTGATCGATAAAGGGCGGGGTCGCGCCGGCGCCGTCGGGATTTGCCAATTGCGCCAAGGAACCATAGTCGCCCGTACCATCTGCGTCGGTGTCAACAAATGCTGCCGTCTGGAATGCCACTTCACCCGTGGAAATCGTGCGCATCGCGCCAGCCGCGCTCGCTTCGTTTGCGCTCATGCGGGAGCGGAGCAGGTTGGGGATGGCGATGGCGGCGATGATCGCGATGATGGCGACTACGATCATCAACTCGATGAGTGTGAAACCGGATTCTTTGTGTTGCATTTTCATACCGTAACCCTCCAATTGAAACCCGTTACTGCCAAGATTCGAATACTCACCCTCACATGGGTGAGATTGCGTTCAACTTTCGCGATGAATAATAACAAGCGGGGTGCCAAGACGAGATCCCGAGTGGCAAGTTGCTTTATTATAAAGAGTTAAGGGGTGTCTA
This region includes:
- a CDS encoding prepilin-type N-terminal cleavage/methylation domain-containing protein codes for the protein MKMQHKESGFTLIELMIVVAIIAIIAAIAIPNLLRSRMSANEASAAGAMRTISTGEVAFQTAAFVDTDADGTGDYGSLAQLANPDGAGATPPFIDQVLGAGSKQGYVFTVNVVNGTATTMPAYTCTATPAAAGRTGYRQYFVDESGVIRFTADGSAVTVSSSPLN